In Danaus plexippus chromosome 6, MEX_DaPlex, whole genome shotgun sequence, a single window of DNA contains:
- the LOC116778778 gene encoding small ribosomal subunit protein mS29, translating into MFTRNLRVFFRRYSQTCTFRTSELSPAQHSENQIGLFYTIDKNLCKQLFGHGGLPKSYMKQTKTFTETTLMVRLPALDVINCIKNTDFDKPAVRYVLYGEKGAGKSLTMAHLLHYAHEQEFLIVHVPWVSEWLRRVPRHKEMANSPTKEGFVDLPLDAAAWLLHFKTQNQTLLKNPDLKISKEYTWSKRESTSEGAPLLELVELGIARVKYACDVIDALVHEIKLLSNNKCCKTFVAIDGFNSFFYPLTRLRTPTKRTVSPEEVSLTTSFLTLTKNDWTNGVVVVTADQLAVPEDHQESYLPKYLLYKKGFEHLDPFVPIEVGRYSEREFLTCASYYRDRLWLRGPSELEDELKFTSACNPYKFMELCAPL; encoded by the exons ATGTTTACTAGAAATTTAAGAGTCTTTTTTCGTCGTTATTCACAAACTTGTACCTTCAGGACTTCAGAATTATCACCT GCACAGCACAGTGAAAATCAAAtaggtttattttatacaattgacAAAAATTTATGCAAGCAACTGTTCGGACATGGTGGATTACCAAAAAGTTACATGAAGCAGACAAAAACGTTCACCGAAACAACTCTGATGGTACGACTGCCTGCTCTTGATGTAATTAACTGCATCAAGAACACGGATTTCGATAAACCAGCCGTCAGATATGTGTTAT ATGGGGAAAAAGGCGCTGGCAAGTCACTCACTATGGCCCATCTGTTACATTACGCTCATGAACAAGAATTTCTTATCGTTCATGTTCCCTGGG tatcagAGTGGTTAAGGAGAGTACCGCGTCACAAGGAGATGGCTAACTCACCAACAAAGGAGGGTTTCGTAGACCTTCCATTGGATGCTGCCGCTTGgcttttacattttaagacACAGAACCAAACGTTACTGAAAAATCCAGAT CTAAAAATATCCAAAGAGTACACTTGGAGTAAAAGAGAGTCAACATCTGAAGGGGCTCCTCTATTAGAGTTAGTGGAGCTGGGCATCGCCAGAGTAAAATATGCCTGTGACGTTATAGATGCTCTTGTACATGAGATCAAATTGCTGTCAAACAATAAATG CTGTAAGACATTTGTAGCCATAGATGGGTTTAATAGTTTCTTCTATCCCCTAACGAGACTCAGGACACCCACCAAGAGAACCGTGTCACCTGAAGAAGTTAGTCTAACTACATCCTTCTTGACATTGACCAAAAATGACTGG aCCAACGGTGTTGTTGTGGTGACAGCCGATCAACTAGCAGTGCCCGAAGATCACCAGGAGAGCTATTTACCGAAATATCTCCTTTATAAAAAG GGTTTTGAACACTTGGACCCGTTTGTGCCTATTGAGGTGGGCAGATATAGTGAACGAGAATTCCTGACTTGTGCCAGTTACTACAGAGACAGGCTTTGGCTTAGAGGACCATCGGAGTTAGAAGATGAGCTCAAGTTCACCAGCGCATGTAATCCTTACAAATTTATGGAGCTGTGTGcaccattataa
- the LOC116778686 gene encoding dolichyl-diphosphooligosaccharide--protein glycosyltransferase subunit 2, which yields MNKLAQLFIVLSILAVSNAILQGIINVKHFQSLLEEGIKSKDISTLYHSIKGLKQLNVKLPNLCEDIKNSKYDIKNIEHVFYLTNAAELTGCQNFLLPDVLGTPAKVLNNKDVTIPEIYYAVYSLKAIGRGSVYDREDGLKNLIQMLKKDDSPANYGYVFGLCEHMGCQAWTVMHAENALLAADETDGRALHFEGGLPVTSLVLSTIIRSFKSVKKPSPLTPDQKHKFGAYLLSRRSASAPRTVASLIEAAKILADDQPTPICIVFKDKKYITSETDSIEFSVTDLVGRAIPNLKPDEVVAQSGTRLADDVVVLSKQPLTQKPNEPSTFVLNLSKIKSQYGLYKISLSTGSKSANFNVAVLGEIQVSSVEIGVGDVDGTTSPKLTTVAYPNKMAEVLQADHLQKMSVKFSIRDKFNKPALVQQAFLHVASLQDEREAIYVAEPDHAKNYKVELNVGAMGKHLDYVSGSYSVSVLVGDSAVSAPLAWRLADVKLSFGRDAVAESKSPRGRGPLPEISHVFRAAEPRPPRALSDVFSLACAAPLLLLLILWGSLRLNFSLFPFTPSALLFHVALGASLSLYGLLWVKLSMFDTLRYLLPAGGLTFLAGQRLLRRLARDKAAR from the exons atgaataaattag CCCaactttttatagttttaagtatattagCAGTCAGTAATGCTATATTACAAGgtattataaatgtcaaacaCTTTCAATCCCTGCTAGAGGAAGgaattaaaagtaaagatatCAGTACTTTGTATCACTCTATCAAGGGTCTGAAACAACTTAATGTGAAACTTCCTAACCTCTGTGAG GACATCAAAAATTCCAAATATGACATCAAGAACATAGAACATGTATTCTATCTGACGAATGCTGCCGAACTCACCGGTTGTCAAAATTTCCTATTGCCCGATGTCCTGGGTACTCCGGCAAAGGTGCTTAATAACAAAGATGTAACTATACCAGAGATTTATTATGCTGTGTATTCCTTGAAAGCTATCGGTAGAGGCTCCGTGTACGACAGAGAGGAtggtttgaaaaatttaatccaAATGCTGAAAAAGGATGACTCTCCGGCTAA CTATGGCTATGTATTTGGTTTGTGCGAGCACATGGGATGCCAGGCTTGGACGGTGATGCATGCAGAAAATGCTCTGCTTGCCGCCGATGAGACCGATGGAAGAGCTTTACATTTCGAAGGAGGATTACCGGTTACATCACTCGTACTAAGCACTATCATCAG ATCATTTAAATCTGTGAAGAAGCCCTCGCCTCTGACTCCAGACCAGAAACACAAGTTCGGGGCCTACTTGTTATCTCGTCGCTCGGCGTCAGCACCACGCACTGTTGCTTCTCTCATTGAAGCTGCAAAAATTCTTGCCGACGATCAG CCCACTCCCATTTGCATCGTGTTCAAAGACAAGAAATACATCACGTCAGAGACGGATTCCATTGAATTTTCAGTCACAGATTTAGTCGGTAGAGCCATTCCAAACCTGAAGCCTGATGAGGTGGTCGCCCAGTCGGGCACTAGGCTGGCCGATGACGTCGTCGTCCTATCGAAGCAGCCGCTGACACAGAAACCTAACGAGCCATCGACCTTCGTTCTAAATCTCAGCAAGATTAAGTCTCAGTACGGTCTATACAAGATATCTCTCAGTACGGGAAGCAAGTCGGCCAACTTCAACGTAGCAGTGCTCGGAGAGATACAAGTGTCCAGTGTTGAGATCGGAGTGGGGGATGTAGATGGCACCACCAGTCCTAAACTCACGACAGTCGCGTACCCCAACAAGATGGCTGAAGTACTACAAGCTGATCATTTACAAAA AATGAGCGTGAAGTTCTCAATCCGCGACAAGTTCAACAAGCCGGCGCTGGTGCAGCAAGCCTTCCTGCACGTGGCCTCGCTGCAGGACGAGCGCGAGGCGATCTATGTAGCGGAGCCCGACCACGCCAAGAACTATAAAGTGGAACTG AACGTGGGCGCCATGGGCAAGCACCTGGACTACGTGTCAGGCTCTTACTCCGTGAGCGTGCTGGTCGGAGACAGCGCCGTGTCGGCGCCGCTGGCCTGGCGTCTGGCTGATGTCAAACTCAGCTTCGGCCGGGATGCTGTCG CCGAGTCGAAGTCTCCTCGAGGACGCGGTCCCCTGCCGGAGATCTCGCACGTGTTCCGCGCGGCGGAGCCCCGGCCCCCCCGCGCCCTGTCCGACGTGTTCTCCCTGGCGTGCGCGGCGCCCCTGCTGCTGCTCCTCATCCTGTGGGGCTCGCTCAGACTGAACTTCTCTCTCTTCCCCTTCACACCCAGCGCTCTCCTGTTCCACGTGGCGCTCGGTG CCTCTCTGTCCCTGTACGGTCTGCTGTGGGTGAAGCTGAGCATGTTCGACACGCTGCGCTACCTCCTGCCGGCCGGCGGCCTCACCTTCCTGGCGGGGCAGCGCCTCCTGAGACGCCTGGCGCGGGACAAGGCGGCGcgttaa
- the LOC116778825 gene encoding ATP synthase subunit g, mitochondrial has product MAAVAKVPALISSAIAQARPKFAIFMKYAKVELAPPKLSEIPQIKAGIAKLLSSAKSGAWKQQTVKQATLNTLVGAEVLFWFYVGECIGKRHIVGYDV; this is encoded by the exons atggCTGCAGTAGCTAAGGTACCCGCGTTAATCAGCT CCGCAATCGCACAGGCTAGGCCAAAGTTTGCAATCTTCATGAAATATGCCAAGGTAGAATTAGCACCCCCTAAGTTAAGCGAGATCCCACAAATCAAAGCTGGTATTGCAAAGCTTCTCAGCAGCGCTAAATCTGGTGCGTGGAAACAGCAGACCGTGAAGCAAGCCACTCTGAACACTTTGGTTGGTGCCGAGGTACTTTTCTGGTTCTATGTTGGAGAATGTATCGGTAAACGCCACATCGTCGGCTACGatgtttaa
- the LOC116779122 gene encoding ribonucleoside-diphosphate reductase subunit M2: MSYCIDQENVFNGLNNVHIKSPVKKILNSRDENIQFEKMEVEKDSKTPAFDPQLEPLLRENPRRFVIFPIQYPDIWQMYKKAEASFWTVEEVDLSKDLSDWESLKDCERHFIKHVLAFFAASDGIVNENLVERFSQEVQVTEARCFYGFQIAMENVHSEMYSLLIDTYIRDPKERDFLFNAIETLPCVKKKADWALQWIASKTATFGERIVAFAAVEGIFFSGSFASIFWMKKRGLMPGLTFSNELISRDEGLHTDFACLMFKHLVQKPSKDCVLKIIKDAVVIEQEFLTDALPVRLLGMNCELMSDYIEFVADRLLMELIGEKHYNTKNPFDFMNLISLEGKTNFFEKKVGEYQKWGVMANPDDNVFTLDAEF; the protein is encoded by the exons atgtcttactGTATTGATCAAGAAAATGTGTTTAATGGATTAAACAATGTTCATATCAAG agtcctgttaaaaaaatccttaattcccgagatgaaaatattcaatttgaaaaaatgGAAGTTGAGAAAGACAGCAAAACGCCGGCTTTTGACCCACAATTAGAACCCCTGCTGAGAGAAAACCCTCGTCGATTTGTTATATTCCCCATCCAATATCCTGATATATGGCAAATGTACAAGAAGGCAGAGGCTTCTTTCTGGACTGTTGAAGAAGTTGACTTATCTAAG GATTTGAGTGATTGGGAAAGTTTAAAGGACTGTGAAAGACACTTTATTAAGCATGTATTGGCGTTTTTTGCGGCATCAGATGGTATAGTAAATGAGAATCTCGTAGAACGCTTCTCCCAGGAAGTTCAGGTGACTGAGGCGAGATGCTTCTATGGTTTCCAGATTGCTATGGAAAATGTTCACTCGGAAATGTATTCACTTCTGATTGATACATATATTAGGGACCCTAAAGAAag gGATTTCCTGTTCAATGCTATTGAGACTTTACCATGTGTAAAGAAGAAGGCAGATTGGGCTCTTCAGTGGATTGCCAGTAAGACGGCCACATTTGGAGAGCGCATTGTTGCATTTGCTGCTGTTGAAGGGATTTTCTTCTCTGGAAGTTTTGCTTCTATCTTCTGGATGAAGAAGAGAGGTCTCATGCCCGGTTTGACTTTCAGTAATGAACTCATTTCTAGAGATGAA GGCCTTCACACAGATTTCGCATGTCTTATGTTCAAACACTTGGTGCAGAAGCCAAGCAAagattgtgttttaaaaattattaaggatGCTGTAGTCATTGAACAGGAGTTCCTCACTGATGCACTGCCTGTAAGACTTCTCGGTATGAACTGTGAGCTGATGTCAGATTACATTGAATTTGTTGCTGACCGTCTTCTCATGGAATTGATAGGAGAGAAG CACTACAACACAAAGAATCCGTTTGACTTCATGAACTTAATTTCCCTGGAGGGTAAGACGAACTTCTTTGAGAAGAAGGTCGGGGAGTACCAGAAGTGGGGAGTGATGGCAAATCCTGATGACAATGTGTTCACTTTAGATGCTGAGTTTTAA
- the LOC116778689 gene encoding COP9 signalosome complex subunit 2 codes for MSDHDDDYMCEEEEDYGLEYSEDSNSEPDVDLENQYYNSKALKEDMPLAALLSFQKVLELEGGDKGEWGFKALKQMIKINFKLSNFTEMMARYKQLLTYIKSAVTRNHSEKSINSILDYISTSRNMELLQDFYETTLEALKDAKNDRLWFKTNTKLGKLYYDRGDFNKLAKILKQLHQSCQTDEGEDDLKKGTQLLEIYALEIQMYTAQKNNKKLKALYEQSLHIKSAIPHPLIMGVIRECGGKMHLREGEFEKAHTDFFEAFKNYDESGSPRRTTCLKYLVLANMLMKSGINPFDSQEAKPYKNDPEILAMTNLVMAYQNNDINDFESILKHNRNNIMDDPFIREHIEDLLRNIRTQVLIKLIGPYTRIHIPFISKELNIDEKEVENLLVTCILDNTISGRIDQVNSVLELARGARDAARYTALDKWTAQLAALHLALANKMA; via the exons ATGTCCGACCATGACGACGACTATATGTGTGAAGAGGAGGAAGACTATGGCTTG gaaTATTCGGAGGACAGTAATTCAGAACCCGATGTGGACCTTGAAAACCAGTATTACAATAGCAAAGCCCTAAAAGAAGACATGCCATTAGCAGCTCTCTTGAGTTTTCAAAAAGTTCTGGAGTTGGAGGGGGGAGACAAGGGCGAGTGGGGATTCAAGGCTCTCAAACAAATGATTAAGATAAACTTTAAACTG agcAACTTCACGGAAATGATGGCAAGATACAAACAGCTTCTCACATACATCAAGAGTGCTGTAACAAGAAATCACTCGGAGAAATCAATCAACTCTATCCTTGATTATATTTCTACTTCTAGAAAT ATGGAGCTCCTGCAGGATTTTTATGAGACAACATTAGAAGCATTAAAAGATGCCAAAAATGACCGTTTATGGTTCAAAACAAACACCAAACTAGGCAAGCTGTATTATGACCGtggagattttaataaattagccaAGATATTGAAGCAATTGCATCAGAGTTGCCAG ACCGATGAGGGCGAAGATGATCTCAAGAAAGGCACCCaactattagaaatatatgcaCTCGAAATCCAAATGTATAcagcacaaaaaaataataagaaattaaaggCACTATATGAACAATCGTTGCATATTAAGTCAGCAATACCACATCCCCTCATAATGGGTGTTATAAGAG agtgTGGAGGTAAGATGCATCTCAGGGAGGGTGAGTTTGAAAAGGCCCATACAGATTTCTTTGAAGCTTTCAAGAACTATGACGAATCCGGCAGCCCACGACGAACAACCTGCCTTAAATATTTGGTACTAGccaacat GCTCATGAAGTCCGGCATCAATCCATTTGATTCTCAGGAAGCGAAACCCTACAAGAACGATCCAGAAATATTAGCAATGACCAACCTTGTGATGGCGTACCAGAACAACGATATAAATGACTTCGAGTCCATCCTGAAACACAATAGAAACAACATAATGGACGATCCCTTCATCAGGGAACACATCGAAGATCTCCTAAGAAATATTAGAACTCAAGTCCTCATCAAACTGATCGGTCCGTACACTAGGATCCACATACCGTTCATATCTAAGGAGCTCAATATTGATGAGAAAGAAGTTGAGAATTTATTAGTCACCTGTATTTTGGATAA CACCATCAGCGGTCGCATCGACCAAGTGAACAGCGTGTTGGAGTTAGCCCGTGGTGCGAGGGACGCCGCTCGGTACACCGCCCTGGACAAGTGGACCGCGCAGTTGGCAGCCCTGCACCTCGCCCTGGCCAACAAGATGGCCTGA
- the LOC116778691 gene encoding arrestin domain-containing protein 4 yields MPRKLLKFLIVFDNTSLLYFPGQFLSGKVLMELQDDTPVLGLHFHVIGEGVVRVGSGRHERLFDKENYIDFRMRLLGEPGHGASVLSPGIHSFPFKLGLPMGLPSTFLGTHGWVQYYCKAALREPNGLTHKNQQVFIVMNPIDLNSEPPVLAQEFELSVEHKLGVGCVGGGVVQCRVSLDRGAYVPGESVALSAVVDNRSRTLIKATRAALTETIQYVAHGKVAAREVRELARVAHGRVRGGQAQRWRDVLYVPPLPPTNLRGCHLISVQYDVFFILEPKSLEKEVKLQLPVLLGTYPFRDDDAERPPTHYPTTLPIFRPWLADKQSQ; encoded by the exons atGCCTCGGAAactgctaaaatttttaattgtcttCGACAACACGTCGCTCTTATATTTTCCTGGTCAATTCTTATCAGGAAAAGTTCTGATGGAGTTGCAAGACGACACTCCAGTACttg GTCTACACTTCCATGTAATCGGTGAAGGTGTTGTAAGAGTTGGATCCGGCAGACATGAGAGGCTGTTTGACAAGGAAAACTATATTGACTTCAGAATGAGGCTTTTGGGTGAACCAG gtCATGGAGCATCCGTCCTTTCTCCGGGGATCCACAGCTTTCCTTTTAAGTTGGGGCTTCCTATGGGCCTTCCGTCCACATTCCTCGGTACTCATGGATGGGTCCAGTACTATTGCAAGGCCGCACTAAGAGAACCAAATGGTCTCACTCATAAAAATCAGCAAGTCTTTATAGTAATGAATCCCATTGACCTGAATTCTGAACCGCCAGTCCTAGCT CAAGAGTTTGAGCTGAGTGTGGAGCACAAGTTGGGTGTGGGGTGTGTCGGCGGCGGGGTGGTTCAGTGTCGCGTGTCCCTGGACCGGGGCGCGTACGTGCCCGGGGAAAGCGTCGCATTATCCGCCGTCGTCGACAATAGATCGCGGACACTCATCAAGGCTACCAGAGCGGCGTTGACAGAG ACGATCCAGTACGTGGCTCACGGCAAGGTGGCGGCGCGGGAGGTGCGGGAGCTGGCGCGCGTGGCGCACGGCCGGGTGCGGGGCGGGCAGGCCCAGCGCTGGCGGGACGTGCTGTACGTGCCGCCGCTGCCACCCACCAACCTCAGAGGCTGTCATCTCATATCCGTGCAGTACGACGTCTTT TTCATCCTTGAACCGAAGAGTCTCGAAAAGGAAGTGAAACTCCAACTTCCGGTACTGCTAGGCACATACCCATTCAGAGACGACGACGCGGAACGCCCGCCCACGCACTACCCCACCACGCTGCCCATCTTCAGGCCCTGGCTGGCTGACAAACAGTCGCAGTGA
- the LOC116778797 gene encoding tubulin gamma-1 chain: MPSEMITLQLGQCGNQIGFEFWKQLCIEHGISPEGILEEFASAGSDRKDVFFYQADDDHYIPRAVLLDLEPRVIHTIMNSPYAKLYNPENVYLSKHGGGAGNNWASGFAQGEKLNEEVFDIINREADGSDNLEGFVLCHSIAGGTGSGMGSYILEHLSDRFPKKLVQTYSVFPNLDEISDVVVQPYNSLLTLKRLTESADCVMVLDNTALNRIASDRLHIQNPSFAQINTLVSTIMSASTATLRYPSYMNNDLISLVAPLIPTPRLHFLMTGYTPLSADHDVNAAPKIRKTTVLDVMQRLLQPKNMMVSLSPDRANQHCYISILNIIQGEVDPSQVHKSLQRIRERKLACFIPWGPASIQVALSRRSPHVTAEHKVSGLLLANHTNISSLFDRCLQQFDKLRKREAFLEVFRKEPMFHESLEEFDASRGVVDDLVHEYRAAATPDYVHWNPESSQI, encoded by the exons atgccGAGTGAAATGATAACATTGCAACTGGGACAATGTGGGAATCAAA TTGGATTTGAATTTTGGAAGCAGCTTTGCATAGAACATGGAATATCGCCGGAGGGAATTTTAGAAGAGTTTGCTTCAGCGGGCTCTGATCGAAAAGATGTGTTTTTCTACCAAGCAGATGATGATCATTACATCCCGAGGGCAGTCCTTCTGGACCTGGAACCTCGTGTTATTCACACTATTATGAATTCCCCTTATGCGAAA cTTTACAATCccgaaaatgtatatttatcaaaacatgGTGGTGGAGCGGGTAACAATTGGGCATCCGGCTTTGCTCAGGGAGAGAAGTTGAATGAAGAAGTATTTGACATAATTAACAGGGAGGCTGATGGAAGTGATAACCTAGAG GGTTTTGTGTTGTGCCATTCTATAGCCGGTGGCACTGGGTCAGGTATGGGCTCCTACATCCTGGAACACCTCTCGGATAGATTTCCCAAGAAACTAGTGCAAACTTACAGCGTGTTCCCTAATTTGGATGAGATaag TGACGTAGTGGTCCAGCCGTACAATTCACTGTTGACTTTGAAGCGTCTCACCGAGAGTGCCGACTGTGTGATGGTGTTAGACAACACAGCCCTCAACAGGATAGCGAGTGATCGTCTTCACATACAGAATCCATCATTCGCTCAGATCAATACCCTGGTGTCAACTATCATGAGCGCCAGTACTGCTACTCTCAG GTACCCTTCTTACATGAATAATGATCTGATCAGTCTGGTGGCTCCTCTCATACCAACTCCTCGGCTCCACTTCCTCATGACAGGTTACACTCCGCTATCGGCCGACCATGATGTTAATGCT GCTCCGAAAATAAGGAAGACCACTGTCCTGGACGTGATGCAAAGACTGCTGCAGCCAAAGAACATGATGGTGTCATTGAGTCCAGACCGAGCCAACCAACACTGCTATATATCGATACTGAACATCATTCAG GGTGAGGTAGATCCGTCCCAGGTCCACAAGTCACTACAACGTATCCGAGAGCGGAAATTAGCCTGCTTCATACCGTGGGGACCAGCCTCTATACAAGTGGCGCTGTCCCGGCGTTCCCCGCACGTCACCGCTGAACATAAAGTATCTGGACTCCTGCTGGCAAATCATACAAACATCTCATCC CTGTTCGACCGGTGTCTCCAGCAGTTCGACAAGCTGAGGAAGCGCGAGGCGTTCCTGGAGGTGTTCCGCAAGGAGCCTATGTTCCACGAGTCTCTAGAGGAGTTCGACGCGTCACGTGGAGTGGTCGATGACCTGGTGCACGAGTACCGAGCCGCCGCCACCCCCGACTACGTGCACTGGAACCCGG